ACCCATCTTCTTAAGCACTTCTTTTACATCTTCCTCCGTATAACCATCCGGCAGCATATCTTCAATGGTAGACCTGATCTCAAGTAATATATCCTCACGATTTCTTTCCGGAAGCCGCCGCTCTACTTCTTGAAGATATACTTCAATTAAATTCATCGTTCTCCTCCTCCAGTAAACGGAATAATTCTTTTGTCACTTTCAGCCATTCTGATTTTAACTGCTGAAAAACTTCTTCTCCATAGTCACTCAATACATAATATTTGCGGGGACGGGACTCCGTTGTATCCCAGCAGCTTGTCACGAGCTCCTGTTTTTCTAATCGGCGAAGCAATGGATAGAGGGTGCTCTGTTCAATGAAAATCCCTGACTCCTCTAAAAGGCGGACAAGTGAATACCCATATTGCGGCGTTCGCAGCTGGCTTAAAACAGCCAGTGTCAAGTTGCCTCGTCTCTGCTCGGTTAATAACGAATTCAGTAGTTGACTCATTCCCTCACCTTCCTGTTTATACTGTACGTCGCATACTATACTTATAGTATATGTCATACACTATTGTTTGTGAAACAATATTATTTGTTTCTGGGAGCGTTTAATATCTGATTTGGAAAAATTAAGTTGACCGGGATGGTCGAAAGGAATACAATGAAATTGACCAGGGTGGTCTAATTACCCTGGTGGAAAGGAGGAACCCTCATTAGTAAGAAGTTCGAGAGCTTAGATGAAGAGAAACGCCAAAAAATATTGGATGCAGCTTTTCGAGAATTTGCTGAGAAGGGGTACGATCAAGCCTCTACGAATGCAATTGTTAAAGATGCCGGTATTGGAAAAGGGATGCTTTTTTACTACTTTAAAAATAAAAAGGCGTTATACGAATATTTAATGGAATATAGCTTAGACGTAATTACAAGAGAATACTTTCAACGTATTGATACAACCGAAAAGGATTTTATTGAGCGATTTAAGCAGGCCTCACAAATCAAAATGGAAACGTATTTAGAGCATCCGGCACTGTTTCGGTTTACAGGGACTTTCCTTGTTTTACATGAAGACGATCTGCCGGAGAAGCTTAAAGAACGAGTGGAAAAAGTACAGAAGAAGGGGTATTCCATCATTTATGACAATATTGACTACTCCTTATTCCGCCAGGACATCGACGTAGAAAAAGCCTTTAACTTGATCCGCTGGTCCATCGATGGGTATCAGAATGAATTGAAACAGCGCCTGCAGGGTCAGAATCTGGCAACAATGAATTTTGATCCAATGTGGGAAGAGTTTCATGAATATTTAGAGGTTCTAAAGAAGACCTTTTATTCGTAAGGGAGGCAGTGAAATGACTGTATTACAAACGATCAATCTTACCAAGCATTATGGGAAAGTAAAAGCACTTGATGGGGTGGACATTCAAGTAAATGAAGGAGAAGTCTTTGGCTTTATTGGACCTAATGGAGCAGGAAAGTCGACAACACTTCGCATTTTGCTTGGGATTTTAAAAGCGACCGAGGGTGAAGCTAAGATCTTTGGTAAAGATGCCTGGGATGATGCTGTTGAAATTCATAAGCGGATTGCTTACGTCCCTGGGGATGTGAACTTGTGGCCGAATTTAACCGGTGGGGAAGTAATTGATCTTTTTATAAAGCTGCGCGGCGGTCAACGAAATGATCGTAAAGCAGAACTCATTCGTAAATTTGCTCTTGACCCTTCGAAAAAGTGCCGCACCTATTCTAAAGGAAATCGGCAGAAAGTAGCGTTAGTGTCTGCGTTCTCATCAGATGCTGACCTCTATATCCTTGATGAACCGACTTCAGGGCTGGACCCGTTGATGGAACGGGTTTTCCAGGAATGTGTCATGGATGTAAAAAAAGAAGGAAAAAGCGTCTTATTGTCCAGTCACATTTTATCTGAAGTTGAGAAGTTATGTGACCGTGTTGGCATTATCCGCCAAGGGAAGGTCATCGAAACAGGATCACTGTCAGAAATGCGTCACTTAACTCGCAGCTCTCTGCATGTAAAGACGAAGCAGCCTATCTCTGAGCTTAACGAGCAAAAAGGCGTTCATAACGTAGAGGAATCCGAAGGGACCTATTCCTTCCACGTCGATTCAGAAAAATTGGCTGAAGTAATTGCTTATATAAGCAGGTTTGGTATTACGAAAATTGAAAGTGCTCCACCGACATTAGAAGATCTATTTATGAGGCATTATGAAGGAACAGGAGTGGGAGGTGGAAAGTAATGAACCGGCAATTATATGCTAAAACGGGCGTGCTGTCGCGACTCGTCTTAAGACAGGATCGTGTAAGACTGCCTATCTGGCTGTTCGCGTTTATTGGTTCTACGCTGCTTGTTGTTAACTCTTTTTCTACTTTGTATTCAACACAGGCCCAGAGGCAGGCTATGGCGGAGACGATGTTGAACCCTGCTATGACGGCGATGGTCGGACCTGGATATGGCATTGATAATTATACGGTAGGAGCTATGCTCGCTCATCAAATGTTATTACTGACGGCATTGGTCGTAGGCATTATGAACATTTTACTGGTTACAAGACATACAAGAGCTGAAGAAGAAGACGGCAGGCTAGAGCTTATCCGTGCACTGCCATCAGGAAGACTGTCCAGCTTAACCGCAGCATTATCTGTGATCTCTATA
This window of the Halobacillus sp. Marseille-Q1614 genome carries:
- a CDS encoding PadR family transcriptional regulator — encoded protein: MSQLLNSLLTEQRRGNLTLAVLSQLRTPQYGYSLVRLLEESGIFIEQSTLYPLLRRLEKQELVTSCWDTTESRPRKYYVLSDYGEEVFQQLKSEWLKVTKELFRLLEEENDEFN
- a CDS encoding TetR/AcrR family transcriptional regulator, which gives rise to MDAAFREFAEKGYDQASTNAIVKDAGIGKGMLFYYFKNKKALYEYLMEYSLDVITREYFQRIDTTEKDFIERFKQASQIKMETYLEHPALFRFTGTFLVLHEDDLPEKLKERVEKVQKKGYSIIYDNIDYSLFRQDIDVEKAFNLIRWSIDGYQNELKQRLQGQNLATMNFDPMWEEFHEYLEVLKKTFYS
- a CDS encoding ABC transporter ATP-binding protein; the protein is MTVLQTINLTKHYGKVKALDGVDIQVNEGEVFGFIGPNGAGKSTTLRILLGILKATEGEAKIFGKDAWDDAVEIHKRIAYVPGDVNLWPNLTGGEVIDLFIKLRGGQRNDRKAELIRKFALDPSKKCRTYSKGNRQKVALVSAFSSDADLYILDEPTSGLDPLMERVFQECVMDVKKEGKSVLLSSHILSEVEKLCDRVGIIRQGKVIETGSLSEMRHLTRSSLHVKTKQPISELNEQKGVHNVEESEGTYSFHVDSEKLAEVIAYISRFGITKIESAPPTLEDLFMRHYEGTGVGGGK